Within Deltaproteobacteria bacterium, the genomic segment ATTCCCTGGTTCGGTCCCGCACCTTTTGCTCTTCCCTCCGATATTTGAGCAAGGTCAAAAAAGAAAAGTTGCCGCCCAATACCATTAACGGAAAAAGACAGGAGAAAAACAGTCCCTTGCTGTGCAGTAGCCATAAGGAGGTCTGCCACAGGCCCAGGGCCAGGAGGCCCAGTGGCAATAAACTCCAGGCCGCTCCGGTCCAGGTTAAGAGCAGGGTGGTGGAAAGTCCAGCCACCAGAATCAGGACCAGCTCTACTCCGCTGATCCAATAGGGCCTGGAAAAAAAATCCTTCCTGATGAGGTTGTCTACAATGGTAGCATGAACCTCCGGACCGGGAAAGACCGGGTCCAGTGGTGCGGGTCGAAGTTCTCCCAACCCGGCTGCCGATGTTCCCAGTAATACGATCTTCCCCTGAAGGCGTTCCCGTGAAACGGCACCCGTAAGGATATCCCCGGCCGGGATATAAGGGAAGGTTTTCCCTTTCCCCCGATAACGGATCAACAGATTTCCCCGGCCATCAACCGGAATGGTCGTATCTCCCAGGCGGATAGACTCCAGGCCGTCAGGACCGGTTTTAAGGACAATTTGTTTCAGACCAAAGGCCTGCCCCAGTGTGGCCAGGGCCAGACAGGGGTAGAATTTCTGTTGATATTCTATTAAAAGAGGGACCCGACGGATAACCCCGTCAGGATCGGGGCTGACATTAAAAAAACCAGATAAAGGGGCTGCCTTTGCCAGCACCTCCAGGTTGCCAATGGCTCCGGTTGCCTGGAAGAGAAATGATTTGTCCACGGTTCCTCCCTTTTCCGTCATGATAACAGCCGACCAGGGATGAAGCAGGGTTTCCTTATGGAACGATTTTTCAGGGGGGAAAAGGAACTTGAACCCTAAAACAAAAGGTCCCCGGGAGAGCGTTTCGGCCATAAATCGGTCATTATCCGGCAGCCGTTTAGAGATGCGGCCCAGGTCCACCTGGATTTTTAAATCCCGGATTAAGTCCTTCTGCAATGCGTCCAGGGAGGTCCGATCCGGCTCCGGGAACATCATATCAAGCCCGATACTTAAGGCCCCCGAGGCCTTGATCTTTTCCAACAGCAGGGCTATGCGATACCTGGGCCAGGGCCATTGCCCGAATCGGCTCAGGCTTTTTTCATCCAGATCAACAATTACCGGAAGGTTGGATGGGGTGCCCCGGGGAGAGGAATTGAGCAGGGTGTCATATAATTTAGAATCGAGAAAGCGAAAAAATAAGGGTTGATAAACATAGACCAGCGAAAAAACCAAAGTGAAAATGCATCCGGAAAGGAGAATCCAGCGATTTTTATTTTCCGGTTTGGCTAATAAAGTTTTCTGGACGGCCTCTCGACTCAAATCCGGGGAGCCTCTTAACGGACCGTGACTTCGACCCGCCTGTTTCGGGGTTCGGAAACTTCTTTGTCTGTTTTAATTAAGGGGTTATCCTCCCCATGAGAGGCTATTTCAATAATCTCCGGCCGGGCACCCCTGTAAATCAGAAGACGCTTGATGAACTTGGCCCGATCAAAGGCAATCTCGAAGTTTAATTCCCGTAACCCGACGCGGTCGGTGTGGCCGGTAATGGTGATGTCCGTTGAATGACGAGCCGTGATGGCTTCGAGAATTCCCGGAATTTCTTTTTCCGACTCTTCCGTTAAATCGGATGTCCCCGTTTTGAAATATAATAAGAATTTCAGGGGCGGGTCCGGTAGGGCGGAAAGGGCTTCCCCGAATAAGGCTTTCAGTTGTCTTTCATCCATAAGAAATGGCGGCTCTGGAGGATCATCCATCGATCGCACTCTAACGGCCTGTCGAGCTTCTGTTAAAATCTGGGTTCCTCCTTTGTTGGAGACGGCGATTTGGCCCACCTGGCCATCGGGATCGGGCAAAAGGACGAAGAAGTTCTGGTAACAGGTACAGGAGACCGAAGAAAACAGCCAAAACAGGATTAAAGTCTTTGGAATAAAGCGATTCATAAATTTTAAGAGCTGGGGCCCTCTCCCTCAATCTTTATGGCAAATTTGGTCCCTCGAATCCCCACATTGCCCACCGGGGTTTCAAGACGAACCGAATCGGGAGATAACCTGGCGATAATTCCGGAAAGATAGGCCACCGTCCCCTTGATTATCCGGGCAACCATAGACAGTTTTCCTTCGGCGGGAGAAAAGAGAAATTCACTTATGGTGACTTCCGTATTCGGTCCAAGGGATAAGAGGCTGTCGTCTTTAAATATTATCCCTAAGGTCCCACCCGGTCCTGTCCTAAGGCCGTCATTTTTAAATATTTTTTCACCAATTGCGGCCGGGAGGATTTGATTCTGGCGAATGATGACAACGTTTCCCTTTACCGTTTTGATGCTCCCTGCCGGCAGGTCAGCGGCCCGGGAAAAAGAAGAGAAAAAAAACAAAGAAATAATCAGGAATAAAATCGTTTTAATCATTAACCCTACAGCCATGTTCTGATTAAGGTAAAATCTCTCTATCCTATTGGTTGGTTATAATCCTGGAGGCAATCTCATCGGGTTTATCCCTGTTTCGGTTTTATAATAACGCCTTCCGGGTGGTTCGTCAAAAAGAAAATCAAGATGGCTGCTTTCTTTGTGTAATAAACTCAGAGAAGCAGGCACCATCCGGGAGTCAGTGTTTCCGGATTGACACTAATGAAGGCTCGGCTTCCGATAGGAGTTTCGCTGAGACTAAAATAAAACCGATCAAATTGTTGACGGTGGGTTTTGGTCGATGATTCAGGTGATGTTCTTTTTGTTACGCTGATAGGACGGGTCAAAGGTTAGGGCCTCGCTATCCGGCGGGTTTTCCTTCTACTTTTTGCTGAAAAGTTATTAAAAATCAATAAAATGGATTAATTTTGGCATGAATTTTGTAGGCATGTAAATATCATTTTTTTCTTGACA encodes:
- a CDS encoding FecR domain-containing protein; its protein translation is MIKTILFLIISLFFFSSFSRAADLPAGSIKTVKGNVVIIRQNQILPAAIGEKIFKNDGLRTGPGGTLGIIFKDDSLLSLGPNTEVTISEFLFSPAEGKLSMVARIIKGTVAYLSGIIARLSPDSVRLETPVGNVGIRGTKFAIKIEGEGPSS
- a CDS encoding OmpA family protein, with product MDDPPEPPFLMDERQLKALFGEALSALPDPPLKFLLYFKTGTSDLTEESEKEIPGILEAITARHSTDITITGHTDRVGLRELNFEIAFDRAKFIKRLLIYRGARPEIIEIASHGEDNPLIKTDKEVSEPRNRRVEVTVR
- a CDS encoding CHASE2 domain-containing protein, translated to MSREAVQKTLLAKPENKNRWILLSGCIFTLVFSLVYVYQPLFFRFLDSKLYDTLLNSSPRGTPSNLPVIVDLDEKSLSRFGQWPWPRYRIALLLEKIKASGALSIGLDMMFPEPDRTSLDALQKDLIRDLKIQVDLGRISKRLPDNDRFMAETLSRGPFVLGFKFLFPPEKSFHKETLLHPWSAVIMTEKGGTVDKSFLFQATGAIGNLEVLAKAAPLSGFFNVSPDPDGVIRRVPLLIEYQQKFYPCLALATLGQAFGLKQIVLKTGPDGLESIRLGDTTIPVDGRGNLLIRYRGKGKTFPYIPAGDILTGAVSRERLQGKIVLLGTSAAGLGELRPAPLDPVFPGPEVHATIVDNLIRKDFFSRPYWISGVELVLILVAGLSTTLLLTWTGAAWSLLPLGLLALGLWQTSLWLLHSKGLFFSCLFPLMVLGGNFSFLTLLKYRREEQKVRDRTRELLLTQDFTILCLASLTETRDSETGGHILRCQQYIKILARQLARNPVYSGILQPDSIDILYKSSPLHDIGKVGVRDNILLKPGRLTEEEFKEMKRHTLYGRQAIQLAEDKFGQGVNSTFLQYGKEMAYTHHERWDGSGYPEGLQGEEIPLFGRIMALVDVYDALICKRIYKPAFSHEEAVTFIVEQKRIFFDPGVVEAFLAVHEEFKKIAQTFADHEEGS